The sequence GCGCTTAAAATACTTCTCTGAACCATCCACACTTATCTCAATTTGCTTCTTTCCTCCATAATAGGTCTGACCTAAAGAATCAATTTTATAACCTTTTTTCCTTAGCGTATTAATAATTTCAGTGCCTACAGACTCTTTCTTGAAAATCTGACCCAAATAAGGGATTTTAGAAACTACTTGAGCCATTGCAGGAGAAACAAATGCTGAACTAATGAATGCACCACTCAAAATAACAAGTGCAATCCCATAGTAGACAACATTTCTTAGAAGGTGATTTTTTTTCATAGGTAATATATCGTTTCCAGGCTTTACTGATTCTGATTGCTCTAATTGATCAATGGCTTCTAGAAGTCGCTGCTTCTGTTTTTGTTTTTGGTTTGATTTCCAGACCAAATCCTCATTCAGTTTTTCTAGTGAACTATCATCCATAAAAGAATTAAACCGTTTCTTCATATATATATCCGTCCTTTACTAACTGCTTTCTCAAAGCAGGAATTGCCCTGAACTGTGTAGACTTTACTTTGCTTTCAGACCATCCTAGGATAGTAGCTGTATCTTTAACAGAAAACCCGTGCACTTTTCGTAGTACAATGACCTTTCTGTGAGCTTCTTTAAGCTTTTCTAACGCTTGATACAGTTCTAGAGAGGTTTCTTTCAACTCAATCATCTCTTGAGGTAGAGGATTATTGTCTGTTTTAGAAAGAACAAAATCTTTCAAAAGACTTAAGGGTTTTTGTTTCCTAAAATAATCCATGGTAACATTATGTGCAATACGGAACAGCCACGTCTTTTCGCTAGAGTTTTTCTGAAAGGAATCATAAGAAAGGTAAGCTTTTACAAATGTTTCATGCGTTAAATCTTCAGCTTGCTGATAATCTTTCACCAGCATTAAAATAAATTTTAATATGGCGTCGCTATGGTCGTCATACCAACGCTCGATTTCTTCTTTTTTTGTATTTTCCAATATCCTGACCATCCTTTTAACCAATATTCGTTACTTAGACGAGAGTTTTTCAAAAAAAGTTGTGTTTTTTATACAAAAAATAAAAAAACTCTCTTATTTGAGAGATTTTAATAAAAATCTTCATGTTTTTCCGTGTCTGTTTCGTAAAATGAAAATATAGATACATTTTTTAAAACTTTCACTTATGCAATAGATAGTGCAAAATTGCTATGTAACGGTTGCATAACTGATGCAACCTTTGAGTACACTACTTGAGAAGTCTTTTAGGACTCAACTTACAACCTAATATTTATCAGTAGAAAGAGCTATCTTCCCTAAAGATGGCTTTTTCGCCTTGTAGTTCACATAAAACCATTTATAGGAAAATAAACAAGGCATCTTATAAAATAAGATGCCTTGTTTACTCAATTTAAACGCTCTCTAACTTACTTTGTTTGACTAATTCCT comes from Priestia megaterium and encodes:
- a CDS encoding RNA polymerase sigma factor, translated to MENTKKEEIERWYDDHSDAILKFILMLVKDYQQAEDLTHETFVKAYLSYDSFQKNSSEKTWLFRIAHNVTMDYFRKQKPLSLLKDFVLSKTDNNPLPQEMIELKETSLELYQALEKLKEAHRKVIVLRKVHGFSVKDTATILGWSESKVKSTQFRAIPALRKQLVKDGYIYEETV